In the Phaseolus vulgaris cultivar G19833 chromosome 7, P. vulgaris v2.0, whole genome shotgun sequence genome, one interval contains:
- the LOC137830737 gene encoding syntaxin-121-like, translated as MNDLISGSFSRFRSERASPDRHHVIEMTGVGGDGAGGVKVNLDKFFEDVESVKEELKELEGLAQSLRRSHEQSKTLHNANAVKDLRSRMDGDVSVALKKAKLIKLKLEALDRSNAANRNLPGCGPGSSSDRTRTSVVNGLKKKLKDSMESFNEIRQLVSSEYRETVQRRYFTVTGENPDDNTLDLLISTGESETFLQKAIQEQGRGRILDTINEIQERHDAVKELEKSLKELHQVFLDMTVLVQHQGEQLDDIESHVARAQSFVHTGTEQLQTARKHQKNTRKWTCYCIILLLVIILVVVLSIVRPWEGSSNSGNGGNQSTPAQTPPSPPPPAQP; from the exons ATGAACGACTTGATCTCCGGTTCATTCTCTCGCTTCCGCAGCGAACGGGCTTCGCCGGATCGCCACCATGTCATCGAGATGACCGGCGTCGGGGGTGACGGAGCCGGCGGCGTAAAAGTGAACCTCGACAAGTTCTTCGAGGACGTGGAGAGCGTGAAGGAGGAGCTGAAGGAGTTGGAGGGACTGGCGCAGAGTCTGAGGCGCAGCCACGAGCAGAGCAAGACGCTGCACAACGCCAACGCCGTCAAGGACCTCCGTTCGCGTATGGACGGCGACGTTTCGGTGGCTCTCAAGAAGGCCAAGCTCATCAAGCTCAAGCTCGAGGCTCTCGACCGCTCCAACGCCGCCAACCGGAACCTGCCAGGCTGCGGACCCGGTTCTTCCTCGGACCGGACCCGGACCTCCGTGGTCAACGGGCTGAAGAAGAAGCTCAAGGACTCCATGGAGAGCTTCAACGAGATTCGACAGCTCGTGTCGTCGGAGTACCGGGAGACAGTGCAGCGCCGCTACTTCACCGTCACCGGCGAGAATCCCGATGATAACACGCTCGATCTTTTGATCTCTACTG GTGAGAGTGAGACTTTCCTTCAGAAGGCCATTCAAGAGCAAGGCAGGGGTAGGATTCTGGACACCATCAATGAGATTCAAGAGAGGCATGATGCTGTCAAAGAGTTGGAGAAGAGTCTGAAGGAGTTGCATCAAGTGTTCCTTGACATGACAGTATTGGTGCAACATCAAGGTGAGCAATTGGATGATATTGAGAGCCATGTGGCAAGAGCTCAATCGTTTGTGCACACTGGAACTGAGCAGTTGCAGACTGCAcgaaagcaccagaaaaacaccAGGAAATGGACCTGTTATTGTATCATACTTCTTCTGGTGATCATCTTGGTTGTGGTGCTCTCCATTGTGAGGCCATGGGAAGGTAGCAGTAATAGCGGCAATGGTGGTAACCAGTCTACACCAGCTCAAACACCACCTTCGCCTCCACCTCCTGCTCAGCCTTAG
- the LOC137830740 gene encoding DExH-box ATP-dependent RNA helicase DExH1 isoform X1 yields the protein MPRNLFRPTFNTSHRRLAFLHLPAPKPFPTNLPISSSVMAYRPNYQGGGRRGASSSAGRGGGRRGGGGGGRGGRGEQRWWDPVWRAERLRQQQAEKEVLVENEWLDKIEKMKRGGEQEMVIKRNFSIADQKILADIAYQHELYFHAYSKGKILVVSKVPLPDYRADLDEHHGSTQKEIRMSTDIEKKVGNILNSSHSKGAAPSSLPSVSADLGHKQSVITIKTVSSEQTDSLKEKLSVALKERQELVQASDSLKEMISFREKLPAFKMKSEFLKAVQENQVLVVSGETGCGKTTQLPQFILEEEISCLRGADCNIICTQPRRVSAISVATRISSERGESIGETIGYQIRLESKRSADTRLLFCTTGVLLQQLVQDPELKGVSHLLVDEIHERGMNEDFLIIILRDLLPRRPDLRLILMSATINADLFSKYFANAPTIHIPGFTYPVAEYFLEDVLEKTRYSIKSDSDNYEGNSKRRRKQQDSKKDPLTEMFEDIDVDTNYKNYSLGVRKSLEAWSGLQIDLGLVEAAIEYICQNEGSGAILVFLTGWDEISKLLDKLKANNLVGDPQKFLILPLHGSMPTVNQCEIFDRPPPNKRKIVLATNIAESSITIDDVVYVIDCGKAKETSYDALNKLACLLPSWISKASAHQRRGRAGRVQPGVCYRLYPKLIHDAMPQYQLAEILRTPLQELCLHIKSLQLGTVGSFLEKALQPPDPLAVKNAIELLKTIGALDEHEELTPLGRHLCNIPLDPNIGKMLLMGSIFQCLNPALTIAAALAYRNPFVLPINRKEEADAAKQSFAGDSCSDHIALLKAFEGWKEAKRSGNEKQFCWDNFLSPVTLRLIDDMRMQFLNLLSDIGFVDKSRGPNAYNQYSHDLEMVCAILCAGLYPNVVQCKRRGKRTAFYTKEVGKVDIHPASVNAGVHLFPLPYIVYSEKVKTTSIYIRDSTNISDYALLLFGGNLVPNKSGEGIDMLGGYLHFSASKSVIELIRKLRGELDKLLNRKIEEPGFDVSSEGRGVVAAAVELLHSQVIR from the exons ATGCCTCGCAACCTTTTCCGCCCTACTTTCAACACATCCCATCGTCGCCTCGCTTTCCTGCACCTGCCCGCACCCAAACCTTTCCCTACCAACCTTCCGATCTCCTCCTCCGTTATGGCCTACCGCCCCAATTACCAAGGCGGCGGCCGCAGAGGAGCCTCCTCCTCCGCCGGTCGAGGAGGCGGCCGCCgtggaggtggtggtggtggacgCGGTGGGCGCGGCGAGCAAAGGTGGTGGGACCCTGTTTGGCGCGCCGAGCGCCTCAGACAACAACAAGCCGAG AAGGAGGTGCTAGTTGAGAACGAGTGGTTGGATAAGATAGAGAAGATGAAACGAGGAGGGGAGCAGGAGATGGTGATTAAGCGTAACTTTAGTATTGCAGATCAGAAAATCCTAGCTGATATAGCCTATCAGCATGAACTTTACTT CCATGCTTATAGTAAGGGGAAGATTCTCGTCGTTAGCAAAGTTCCATTGCCTGATTATCGTGCTGATCTTGACGAGCATCATGGGTCAACACAGAAGGAG ATTAGAATGTCAACTGACATTGAGAAGAAAGtaggaaatattttgaataGTTCACATTCAAAGGGGGCAGCACCATCTAGTTTGCCTTCTGTGTCAGCTGACCTTGGACATAAACAATCTGTAATCACTATAAAAACTGTTTCTTCAGAACAGACTGATTCTTTGAAGGAGAAACTTAGTGTTGCACTCAAGGAAAGGCAAGAACTTGTACAG GCAAGTGATAGCTTGAAGGAAATGATATCATTTAGGGAGAAGCTTCCTGCATTTAAAATGAAGTCTGAGTTTCTAAAAGCAGTTCAAGAAAATCAG GTATTAGTAGTTTCAGGAGAGACAGGTTGTGGTAAAACAACACAGTTGCCACAATTCATTCTGGAAGAAGAAATATCGTGTTTGCGTGGAGCTGATTGCAACATAATTTGCACTCAGCCTCGTCGAGTATCTGCTATTTCTGTTGCAACTCGAATATCTTCTGAGAGAGGTGAGAGTATTGGAGAAACAATTGGATATCAAATCCGTCTTGAATCAAAACGTTCTGCAGATACACGCCTGCTTTTCTGCACCACTGGTGTTTTACTTCAGCAGTTG GTACAAGACCCAGAATTGAAAGGTGTTAGTCATTTGCTGGTGGATGAAATTCATGAAAGAGGCATGAATGAAGactttctaattataattttacgtGACCTTCTTCCACGACGTCCAGATTTGCGTCTCATTTTGATGAGTGCCACTATTAATGCTGATTTGTTCTCTAAATACTTTGCAAATGCCCCAACTATACACATACCG GGATTTACTTATCCTGTGGCAGAGTACTTCTTAGAAGATGTGTTGGAGAAAACTCGATACAGCATCAAGTCAGATTCTGACAATTATGAGGGGAATTCAAAGAGGAGAAGGAAACAACAGGATTCAAAGAAGGATCCCTTGACTGAAATGTTTGAG GATATAGATGTAGATACTAATTACAAAAATTACAGCTTGGGTGTTAGAAAATCTCTTGAAGCTTGGTCAGGTTTGCAGATTGATTTGGGTTTG GTAGAGGCTGCAATTGAATATATATGTCAGAATGAAGGTAGTGGAGCAATTCTTGTATTTCTCACTGGCTGGGATGAAATCTCTAAGCTACTTGACAAACTTAAAGCAAATAACTTAGTTGGAGACCCTCAGAAGTTTTTGATCCTTCCTTTACATGGATCAATGCCTACTGTCAACCAATGTGAAATATTTGATCGTCCTCCCCCAAACAAGAG AAAAATTGTTCTAGCAACAAATATTGCTGAGAGTAGTATCACCATAGATGATGTAGTGTATGTCATAGACTGTGGCAAAGCAAAGGAGACCAGCTATGATGCTCTAAATAAGCTAGCATGCTTGTTGCCATCATGGATTTCAAAGGCGTCAGCTCATCAG AGACGTGGTCGTGCTGGTCGAGTGCAACCTGGGGTTTGTTATAGGTTGTATCCGAAACTGATCCATGATGCAATGCCTCAATACCAGTTAGCTGAAATCCTCCGAACACCTTTGCAAGAGTTGTGCCTTCATATTAAAAGTTTGCAGCTTGGAACTGTGGGATCATTTTTAGAAAAGGCACTTCAACCACCAGATCCTTTAGCTGTTAAGAATGCTATTGAACTTCTTAAAACAATTGGGGCACTAGATGAACACGAGGAGCTCACTCCACTGG GTCGCCATCTTTGTAACATACCTTTGGACCCAAATATAGGAAAGATGCTTCTCATGGGCTCTATCTTTCAGTGCCTCAATCCTGCCTTAACTATTGCTGCTGCTCTTGCTTACCGCAACCCGTTTGTCTTACCCATAAACAGAAAAGAGGAAGCTGATGCGGCAAAGCAATCTTTTGCTGGTGATTCTTGCAG tgATCACATAGCCCTTCTTAAAGCTTTTGAAGGATGGAAGGAGGCAAAGCGAAGTGggaatgaaaaacagttttgttgGGATAATTTCCTATCCCCTGTAACCTTGCGGTTGATTGATGATATGAGGATGCAGTTTCTTAATTTATTATCTGATATTGGATTTGTTGACAAGTCCAGGGGTCCTAAT GCTTACAACCAGTACAGTCATGATTTGGAGATGGTTTGTGCAATTCTTTGTGCGGGGCTCTACCCTAATGTTGTGCAGTGCAAAAGAAGAGGAAAAAGGACAGCATTCTACACTAAAGAAGTAGGGAAGGTTGACATCCATCCTGCTTCTGTTAATGCTGGGGTTCATCTCTTTCCTCTGCCCTACATTGTGTATAGTGAAAAGGTGAAAACGACCAGCATCTATATTAGAGACTCTACAAATATTTCAGACTATGCCCTACTTCTATTTGGTGGTAATCTAGTTCCTAACAAAAGTGGTGAGGGCATTGACATGCTTGGAGGTTACCTTCATTTTTCTGCTTCAAAAAGTGTTATTGAGTTAATAAGG AAATTACGTGGGGAGCTTGACAAGCTTCTGAACAGAAAAATCGAAGAACCTGGATTTGACGTTTCTTCAGAAGGAAGGGGTGTGGTTGCCGCTGCTGTGGAGTTACTGCACAGTCAAGTCATTAGATAA
- the LOC137830740 gene encoding DExH-box ATP-dependent RNA helicase DExH1 isoform X2 has protein sequence MSTDIEKKVGNILNSSHSKGAAPSSLPSVSADLGHKQSVITIKTVSSEQTDSLKEKLSVALKERQELVQASDSLKEMISFREKLPAFKMKSEFLKAVQENQVLVVSGETGCGKTTQLPQFILEEEISCLRGADCNIICTQPRRVSAISVATRISSERGESIGETIGYQIRLESKRSADTRLLFCTTGVLLQQLVQDPELKGVSHLLVDEIHERGMNEDFLIIILRDLLPRRPDLRLILMSATINADLFSKYFANAPTIHIPGFTYPVAEYFLEDVLEKTRYSIKSDSDNYEGNSKRRRKQQDSKKDPLTEMFEDIDVDTNYKNYSLGVRKSLEAWSGLQIDLGLVEAAIEYICQNEGSGAILVFLTGWDEISKLLDKLKANNLVGDPQKFLILPLHGSMPTVNQCEIFDRPPPNKRKIVLATNIAESSITIDDVVYVIDCGKAKETSYDALNKLACLLPSWISKASAHQRRGRAGRVQPGVCYRLYPKLIHDAMPQYQLAEILRTPLQELCLHIKSLQLGTVGSFLEKALQPPDPLAVKNAIELLKTIGALDEHEELTPLGRHLCNIPLDPNIGKMLLMGSIFQCLNPALTIAAALAYRNPFVLPINRKEEADAAKQSFAGDSCSDHIALLKAFEGWKEAKRSGNEKQFCWDNFLSPVTLRLIDDMRMQFLNLLSDIGFVDKSRGPNAYNQYSHDLEMVCAILCAGLYPNVVQCKRRGKRTAFYTKEVGKVDIHPASVNAGVHLFPLPYIVYSEKVKTTSIYIRDSTNISDYALLLFGGNLVPNKSGEGIDMLGGYLHFSASKSVIELIRKLRGELDKLLNRKIEEPGFDVSSEGRGVVAAAVELLHSQVIR, from the exons ATGTCAACTGACATTGAGAAGAAAGtaggaaatattttgaataGTTCACATTCAAAGGGGGCAGCACCATCTAGTTTGCCTTCTGTGTCAGCTGACCTTGGACATAAACAATCTGTAATCACTATAAAAACTGTTTCTTCAGAACAGACTGATTCTTTGAAGGAGAAACTTAGTGTTGCACTCAAGGAAAGGCAAGAACTTGTACAG GCAAGTGATAGCTTGAAGGAAATGATATCATTTAGGGAGAAGCTTCCTGCATTTAAAATGAAGTCTGAGTTTCTAAAAGCAGTTCAAGAAAATCAG GTATTAGTAGTTTCAGGAGAGACAGGTTGTGGTAAAACAACACAGTTGCCACAATTCATTCTGGAAGAAGAAATATCGTGTTTGCGTGGAGCTGATTGCAACATAATTTGCACTCAGCCTCGTCGAGTATCTGCTATTTCTGTTGCAACTCGAATATCTTCTGAGAGAGGTGAGAGTATTGGAGAAACAATTGGATATCAAATCCGTCTTGAATCAAAACGTTCTGCAGATACACGCCTGCTTTTCTGCACCACTGGTGTTTTACTTCAGCAGTTG GTACAAGACCCAGAATTGAAAGGTGTTAGTCATTTGCTGGTGGATGAAATTCATGAAAGAGGCATGAATGAAGactttctaattataattttacgtGACCTTCTTCCACGACGTCCAGATTTGCGTCTCATTTTGATGAGTGCCACTATTAATGCTGATTTGTTCTCTAAATACTTTGCAAATGCCCCAACTATACACATACCG GGATTTACTTATCCTGTGGCAGAGTACTTCTTAGAAGATGTGTTGGAGAAAACTCGATACAGCATCAAGTCAGATTCTGACAATTATGAGGGGAATTCAAAGAGGAGAAGGAAACAACAGGATTCAAAGAAGGATCCCTTGACTGAAATGTTTGAG GATATAGATGTAGATACTAATTACAAAAATTACAGCTTGGGTGTTAGAAAATCTCTTGAAGCTTGGTCAGGTTTGCAGATTGATTTGGGTTTG GTAGAGGCTGCAATTGAATATATATGTCAGAATGAAGGTAGTGGAGCAATTCTTGTATTTCTCACTGGCTGGGATGAAATCTCTAAGCTACTTGACAAACTTAAAGCAAATAACTTAGTTGGAGACCCTCAGAAGTTTTTGATCCTTCCTTTACATGGATCAATGCCTACTGTCAACCAATGTGAAATATTTGATCGTCCTCCCCCAAACAAGAG AAAAATTGTTCTAGCAACAAATATTGCTGAGAGTAGTATCACCATAGATGATGTAGTGTATGTCATAGACTGTGGCAAAGCAAAGGAGACCAGCTATGATGCTCTAAATAAGCTAGCATGCTTGTTGCCATCATGGATTTCAAAGGCGTCAGCTCATCAG AGACGTGGTCGTGCTGGTCGAGTGCAACCTGGGGTTTGTTATAGGTTGTATCCGAAACTGATCCATGATGCAATGCCTCAATACCAGTTAGCTGAAATCCTCCGAACACCTTTGCAAGAGTTGTGCCTTCATATTAAAAGTTTGCAGCTTGGAACTGTGGGATCATTTTTAGAAAAGGCACTTCAACCACCAGATCCTTTAGCTGTTAAGAATGCTATTGAACTTCTTAAAACAATTGGGGCACTAGATGAACACGAGGAGCTCACTCCACTGG GTCGCCATCTTTGTAACATACCTTTGGACCCAAATATAGGAAAGATGCTTCTCATGGGCTCTATCTTTCAGTGCCTCAATCCTGCCTTAACTATTGCTGCTGCTCTTGCTTACCGCAACCCGTTTGTCTTACCCATAAACAGAAAAGAGGAAGCTGATGCGGCAAAGCAATCTTTTGCTGGTGATTCTTGCAG tgATCACATAGCCCTTCTTAAAGCTTTTGAAGGATGGAAGGAGGCAAAGCGAAGTGggaatgaaaaacagttttgttgGGATAATTTCCTATCCCCTGTAACCTTGCGGTTGATTGATGATATGAGGATGCAGTTTCTTAATTTATTATCTGATATTGGATTTGTTGACAAGTCCAGGGGTCCTAAT GCTTACAACCAGTACAGTCATGATTTGGAGATGGTTTGTGCAATTCTTTGTGCGGGGCTCTACCCTAATGTTGTGCAGTGCAAAAGAAGAGGAAAAAGGACAGCATTCTACACTAAAGAAGTAGGGAAGGTTGACATCCATCCTGCTTCTGTTAATGCTGGGGTTCATCTCTTTCCTCTGCCCTACATTGTGTATAGTGAAAAGGTGAAAACGACCAGCATCTATATTAGAGACTCTACAAATATTTCAGACTATGCCCTACTTCTATTTGGTGGTAATCTAGTTCCTAACAAAAGTGGTGAGGGCATTGACATGCTTGGAGGTTACCTTCATTTTTCTGCTTCAAAAAGTGTTATTGAGTTAATAAGG AAATTACGTGGGGAGCTTGACAAGCTTCTGAACAGAAAAATCGAAGAACCTGGATTTGACGTTTCTTCAGAAGGAAGGGGTGTGGTTGCCGCTGCTGTGGAGTTACTGCACAGTCAAGTCATTAGATAA